TGTTCCATCACATAGATCTGATCTGCATCTCGAATGGTAGAAAGACGATGGGCAATCGCAATGGTGGTGCGGTTGCGGGTGATCTTCTCTAGTGAGCGTTGAATGGCGGCTTCCGTTTCGTTGTCCACAGCGCTGGTGGCCTCATCCAAAATCAAGATCGGTGGATCCTTGAGAATGGCACGAGCAATGGCCAGCCGTTGCCGTTGACCGCCGGAAAGCTTTTGACCCCGTTCTCCCACAATCGTGTCGTACCCTCTGGGCAAAGTCTCAATAAACTCATGGGCTTCCGCCAGTTGGGCGGCTTGCACAATCTCCTCAAGGGTGGCACCAGGGCTGCCGTAGGCGATATTTTCCCCTACCGTGCCGTGAAATAGAAACACATCTTGACTCACCCAACCGATGGCCCGCCGCAGATCCCGCAGTTGCAGTTGGCGGATATCAATACCGTCCAGAGTAATCACACCAGAGCGAATTTCGTACAGGCGCAACAGCAGCTTGACCAGAGTGCTTTTGCCAGACCCTGTGGCTCCAACAATGGCAATGGTTTGGCCTGCCGGGATCCGCAAATGCAATCGCTCGATAATGGGCTGGCGGTCGTGATAGGCAAAGGTGACATCCTGTAACACGATCTCCCCCTTGACCTTTTCCTTCACGAGGGGAGTGGTGCCCGATTGGATCTGAATCGGGGTGTCCAACAGATCCAGCACACGATTTGTAGAGGCCATGGCCCGTTGATATTGATCCATCGTTTCCCCCAGGCGTGTGAGGGGCCAGAGCAGCCGCTGGATCAGAAACACCATCATGCTGTAAACCCCGACCGACATCAGGCCATCAGCGGTTTGGAACCCCCCAAACAACAGCGTTGCCGCAAAGCCCAGCAAAATCACATTGCGAATCAGGGGAATGAAGGCGGCACTGAGGGCAATGGCCCGAAAATTGCTTTGGCGGTATGCTTCGCTATCAGCCCGCAGGCGCTCAACTTCATAGTCTTCAGTTACAAAGCTCTTAATGGTGGTCATGCCCCCTAGATTGTTGGCTAAGCGACCACTAAGAAGGCTCACCTTGCTCCGCACCTCCGCATATCGGGGCGCTAAATACCGCTGAAAGATCAGGGATCCCCAAATCACAAACGGCATGGGTAGTACAGCCGTCCAAGCAATGCCGGGAGCCAACAGCACAAAGGCGATGGAGATGATGATAATGGTGGCAGCCACATGGATCAGCTCATTGGCGCCAATATCCAGAAATCGCTCCAGTTGGTTAATGTCGTCATTCAGAATGGCCATCAGGCCGCCGCTACTGCGCTCCTCAAAGTAGGCGGTCTCCAGCTCCTGTACGTGGCTATAGGCATCTAGACGCAGATCATGCTCGATGTTTTGGGCCAGGTTCCGCCACAGCCGCGCATAGGCATACTCAAAGGCCGACTCCAACCACCAGATGAGAAAGCTCAGGCCCGTCAAGATCAAAAACTGGGTGCGCAGATCCCCCAGATCCCCAACCGTGAACCAGTTGATCAGACGACTTTCTCGCTGGGCCACAATGTCGATGGCAGCGCCAATGATAAACGGAGGAGCCAGGTCAAAAAATTGGTTCAAGACCGAGCAGAGGGTGGCTAGCCCCATTTGCCGATGGTAAGCCCGTCCATAGCTGAGCAAGCGCAACAGGGGATGAGGTTTCCGGACTGGCGGCGGGGATCCCTTCTGGGCTGCCGTGGAGGGCGCTAGAGAGGACAGGCGAATGGTGTCGGTCATAACCCGGCGGAAAATTTGAAATCCGAGGTAAAGCTTAAGTTAGCCTAGCAGACTCTTTTGGGCCTGCATTGTTCAGGTGCGCGATGTTTGAGTTGAATGGATTTTGCGGTCGGGATCCCCGGGGGTGAACGGACAGGAGAGAATGGAGGCAGCTCCGACTTAACTCGATGCAAGCTGATGAGTAACTCCGCAGAACCGACCCTTTTAGATGTCTTAAACGAAGTGCGCCTGATTCGAGCGGATGTGGCGCGAGACATTGCCCAGTTGGATCAGCGGGTAAGCCAGTTAGATCAGCGAGTGGGTCAGCTAGATCAGCGGGTAAGCCAGTTGGATCAGCGAGTGGGTCAGCTAGAGCATCGTGTTGGCCAACTGGATAACCAGATTACACAGAACGACGAACGGCTGCGGCAAGAGGTGCAGCGGTGGGATGAACGGTTCTTTAAGTTTGCCGAGGACTCCGCCAACCGGGCCAACACCTTGATTGCCGGGACCACTATTAGCGTGATTGCCGGGGTGATCCTTCTCCTACTGCGGCAGTAGCCGAGCAGACTGCAAGCGCTGAGCCAGATGGGTATAGCGGCGCTGGGCGTTCACTTGCCGCACGGCAATGGCAATGGCTTTTGAGGTGCCCACCAACCAGGCCCGTTGCTTGGCACGGGTGAGGCCGGTATAGAGCAGGTTTCGGCTCAACATGGGGAAATGCTGGGTGTGAATGGGCAGGATGACGACGGGATATTCGGAGCCTTGAGCACGATGAATGGTGATGGCATAGGCCAAGGCCAGTTCATTCAAATCGGCAAAGTCGTAGGGAACCAGACGACCTCCGAAGTCGATGTGCATCTGTTGTTCTTCTAGGTCAATGCTGCCGATGCGGCCCAGATCACCATTGAAGATGCCCAAATCGTAGTTGTTGCGCAGCTGGATCACCCGATCCCCTTCGCGGTAGAGCCGTTTGCCCCGTTCCAGTTGGGTGCGGTTGGGCTGCGGGGGGTTAAGTAGCGCTTGCAGGACGGTGTTCAGATGGTTGGCCCCCACCAAGCCACGGTTCATGGGGCAGAGCACCTGGAGCTGCTCTAAGGGATCCCAATCTGCTCCCATTTGGGCCGGCAAGGTTTCTGTAATCAGGGTTTGAATTTGCTGCACTACTGTTTCCGGTTCAATGGCCTCGACAAACTGACAATCGTGCTCCGCACGGCGCGGAGCGCCATCTCTACCAAATTGGGGCATGCGCCCTTGGTTGATGCGGTGGGCATTGCTGACGATCTGGCTTTGGGCCGCTTGGCGAAACACCTGGGTGAGGTGCACGCTGGGGATCCGTCCCGAGACGATCCAATCTCTTAAAACCTGGCCGGGGCCGACACTGGGCAGTTGATCTGGATCGCCCACCAGCAGCACCTGGGCTTGGGGCGGGATCCCTTTGAACAGGTGGTAAGCCAGCACCAGATCGATCATTGACACCTCGTCGATCACCACCGCATCCGTGACAAGGGGATTGTCGAGATCGCGCTTGAAGCGCATCAGGCGCGGGTCAAACTCCAGCAGGCGGTGGATGGTTTTCGCCTCTTGTCCGGTTACTTCCGCCAAGCGTTGGGCCGCCCGTCCGGTGGGAGAGGCCTGGAGAACCGTTTTGCCCATGGCTCGCCAGAGGGCGGTGATGGTGCGGGTGGTGGTGGTTTTGCCGGTGCCAGGGCCACCCGTCAAGATCAGGATGGGCTGCTGTGCCGCCATCAGGACAGCCTGGTATTGCTGATCCGACAGTTGGATCCCCTGTTGCTCGGTGTAGCGACTCAGCCAATGGTGAACGCGCTCCCGATCGACGGGTAAGGGGGATCCCAGCCGTTGCTGAAGTAAATCTGCCAAGCCTACCTCAGCCACATAGAGGGGGGGGTGATAGCAGGCGGCAGAGCCATCCGGCAGTTTTTCGGCTTTGATTTGGTCTTGCCGCACCAGTTGGCGGGCATTTTCCCGCAGACGTTCCCGGATCCCGGCTTGGTCGGTTAATCCCAAAAGGGCGGCTGCCTGAGTAATCAGGGCCTCAATCGGCAGATAGCAATGGCCTTCTTCGGTGGCGGTGAGCAGGGCATAACTGAGGCCGGCTTGCAGTCGGGCATCGCTGTCAGCAGGGATCCCTAGATTTTGGGCAATCTGGTCGGCGGTTTTGAAGCCAATGCCCCAAATATCCTGCGCCAGTTGGTAGGGGTTGCGTTGTACCGTGGCGATGGCCGCATCCCCATAAGTTTTGAAAATCTTGACGGCATGGGTGGTGCTCACCCCATGGGATTGCAAAAACAGCATCACCTCTTTAATGGATTTTTGTTCTTGCCAAGCCTGTTCGATGCGTTGCACCCGGTAGGATCCCACCCCTGGTACTTCCCGCAAACGACCAATCTGCTGTTCGATCACCTGCAGGGTTTCCAGGCCAAAGTGTTGCACAATCCGCTTGGCGGTGGCCGGCCCCACTCCCTTAATCAGACCGGAGCCGAGATATTTTTCAATGCCGGTCAGGGTGGCCGGTTGAGCTTCCTGAAAACGGTCGGCGCTAAATTGACATCCGTATTGCGGGTGTTCTTTCCAGGATCCCCACAGTTTTAGGGTTTGCCCCGGTTGGATGTGCGGAAAATAGCCCACCACGGTCACCAAGTCTTCTTGGCCGCGGACTTGCAATCGGGCGACGGTATACCCATTCTCAGGGTTATGGTAGGTGATGCGCTCCAGGATGCCTTCCAGTTCTGCGGTGGTGGCCCAGCTTTTTTCGCTCATGCTTTGTTTACTGAGAGCTACTTCTGTCCAGAGCCAGGGGATCCCCAGGCAATGCTTTTTCCAGAGAATGGAAGGGATCCCAGGGCAACTCAATC
This portion of the Thermostichus vulcanus str. 'Rupite' genome encodes:
- a CDS encoding ABC transporter ATP-binding protein, which translates into the protein MTDTIRLSSLAPSTAAQKGSPPPVRKPHPLLRLLSYGRAYHRQMGLATLCSVLNQFFDLAPPFIIGAAIDIVAQRESRLINWFTVGDLGDLRTQFLILTGLSFLIWWLESAFEYAYARLWRNLAQNIEHDLRLDAYSHVQELETAYFEERSSGGLMAILNDDINQLERFLDIGANELIHVAATIIIISIAFVLLAPGIAWTAVLPMPFVIWGSLIFQRYLAPRYAEVRSKVSLLSGRLANNLGGMTTIKSFVTEDYEVERLRADSEAYRQSNFRAIALSAAFIPLIRNVILLGFAATLLFGGFQTADGLMSVGVYSMMVFLIQRLLWPLTRLGETMDQYQRAMASTNRVLDLLDTPIQIQSGTTPLVKEKVKGEIVLQDVTFAYHDRQPIIERLHLRIPAGQTIAIVGATGSGKSTLVKLLLRLYEIRSGVITLDGIDIRQLQLRDLRRAIGWVSQDVFLFHGTVGENIAYGSPGATLEEIVQAAQLAEAHEFIETLPRGYDTIVGERGQKLSGGQRQRLAIARAILKDPPILILDEATSAVDNETEAAIQRSLEKITRNRTTIAIAHRLSTIRDADQIYVMEQGRIAEFGDHDALLAKQGLYAALWRVQTGIRL
- a CDS encoding SF1B family DNA helicase RecD2, encoding MSEKSWATTAELEGILERITYHNPENGYTVARLQVRGQEDLVTVVGYFPHIQPGQTLKLWGSWKEHPQYGCQFSADRFQEAQPATLTGIEKYLGSGLIKGVGPATAKRIVQHFGLETLQVIEQQIGRLREVPGVGSYRVQRIEQAWQEQKSIKEVMLFLQSHGVSTTHAVKIFKTYGDAAIATVQRNPYQLAQDIWGIGFKTADQIAQNLGIPADSDARLQAGLSYALLTATEEGHCYLPIEALITQAAALLGLTDQAGIRERLRENARQLVRQDQIKAEKLPDGSAACYHPPLYVAEVGLADLLQQRLGSPLPVDRERVHHWLSRYTEQQGIQLSDQQYQAVLMAAQQPILILTGGPGTGKTTTTRTITALWRAMGKTVLQASPTGRAAQRLAEVTGQEAKTIHRLLEFDPRLMRFKRDLDNPLVTDAVVIDEVSMIDLVLAYHLFKGIPPQAQVLLVGDPDQLPSVGPGQVLRDWIVSGRIPSVHLTQVFRQAAQSQIVSNAHRINQGRMPQFGRDGAPRRAEHDCQFVEAIEPETVVQQIQTLITETLPAQMGADWDPLEQLQVLCPMNRGLVGANHLNTVLQALLNPPQPNRTQLERGKRLYREGDRVIQLRNNYDLGIFNGDLGRIGSIDLEEQQMHIDFGGRLVPYDFADLNELALAYAITIHRAQGSEYPVVILPIHTQHFPMLSRNLLYTGLTRAKQRAWLVGTSKAIAIAVRQVNAQRRYTHLAQRLQSARLLPQ